From the bacterium genome, one window contains:
- a CDS encoding protein jag, producing the protein MAESIQEAKTVDAAIEAAIKELGCSKESAQIEIIQEPTKGIFGLAKMAKVRVIYNDTTEKRDSDFPEVDQETLREATSQSQDILKKVLTLMGISNAKIKASEVENSVYLDIHCDAEGLLIGRHGQTLSSLQYLINRMVHNHATHRARVVVDVGGYRIRHKVILEKMAKRIGQKVAETKEEEELQAMSPYDRRIIHLYMKENPEVVTYSTGEGNYRRVVIAPRKNEAASE; encoded by the coding sequence ATGGCGGAAAGTATTCAGGAAGCAAAAACAGTTGATGCTGCTATTGAGGCGGCAATTAAGGAGTTGGGTTGCTCGAAAGAGAGTGCACAGATCGAAATTATCCAGGAACCGACAAAAGGGATTTTTGGATTGGCTAAAATGGCGAAGGTGCGTGTTATTTATAATGATACCACTGAAAAAAGAGACAGCGACTTTCCTGAGGTAGACCAGGAAACATTGCGCGAGGCTACCTCTCAGAGCCAGGATATTTTAAAAAAGGTCCTAACCCTCATGGGAATTTCGAATGCAAAAATAAAGGCCAGTGAAGTTGAAAATTCAGTCTATTTAGACATCCATTGTGACGCTGAGGGCCTGCTCATCGGCCGGCATGGCCAAACACTCTCTTCTTTGCAATATTTGATCAATCGCATGGTACACAATCACGCGACCCATCGAGCCCGCGTGGTTGTTGATGTTGGTGGGTACAGAATTCGGCATAAAGTAATTCTTGAGAAGATGGCAAAGCGAATTGGCCAGAAGGTTGCCGAGACAAAAGAGGAAGAGGAACTTCAGGCGATGAGTCCCTATGACCGGCGCATTATCCATCTCTACATGAAAGAAAATCCAGAGGTAGTTACATACAGTACAGGTGAGGGTAATTATCGGCGCGTGGTGATTGCCCCAAGGAAAAATGAAGCAGCGAGTGAATAG
- the yidC gene encoding membrane protein insertase YidC, giving the protein MDRKFVIFIVISIGIIAFSNYFMMKNTKNRIKSAQIESTKVVKTPQETRRDIVEIAPKVEKREEKSIEILKKEELNTKYVQISAVSMGGRISNIRIERQKNKKEVSELITQLDERNHFAMRAKVNGTDLELDQKSWDIRKSGSTLIFSIQPAEGLLMEKRLQWDGDAYTGTMIFSIQNNTGYMIDVEEIALLWGPGKTIGKGRYNIRQAVAFNDGKITRIKPKKKAEVIPVELKNGWIGMSDQYFCALFYGDPGTFKNAVVNRREDQSIIMSVFLPEKKIAPQAKTEYVVKVYFGPQNYQDMKAVGYQINKIVNFGMFTFLSVPMYYLLKFFFKLTSNYGLAIILLTLLIRIILWWPTQKSYTSMKKMQTSMNSMQPRVKTLKEIYRDNPSKLNEETMKLYKEYKINPMGGCLPMLLQMPVFFALFATLSSAVELKGAEFFWVWTDLSAKDPVYILPILMGLSMFIQQKISTPPAATPESAAQQKMMLYMMPAMLTFFSFIWPSGLLLYWVISNILSIGQQAFINRKT; this is encoded by the coding sequence ATGGACAGAAAATTTGTTATATTTATTGTGATTTCGATTGGAATAATTGCGTTTTCTAACTATTTTATGATGAAAAATACTAAAAACCGTATAAAAAGCGCACAAATTGAATCAACCAAAGTGGTTAAAACGCCACAGGAAACGCGAAGAGATATTGTTGAAATCGCGCCTAAAGTAGAAAAAAGAGAAGAAAAAAGTATAGAAATACTTAAAAAAGAGGAATTAAACACAAAATATGTTCAAATAAGCGCTGTTTCAATGGGTGGTAGAATTTCTAACATTAGAATTGAGCGTCAAAAAAATAAAAAAGAGGTATCGGAACTAATTACCCAGCTTGACGAGCGCAATCATTTTGCAATGCGTGCAAAAGTAAATGGTACAGACCTGGAATTAGATCAAAAGAGTTGGGATATTAGGAAATCGGGGAGTACTCTGATTTTTTCCATTCAGCCGGCAGAGGGACTGCTTATGGAAAAGCGGCTGCAATGGGATGGTGATGCCTATACCGGCACAATGATTTTTTCTATTCAAAACAATACCGGCTATATGATTGATGTTGAGGAGATTGCTCTATTGTGGGGACCTGGCAAGACAATTGGCAAGGGACGCTATAACATACGGCAAGCAGTTGCGTTTAACGATGGCAAGATAACACGCATTAAACCTAAGAAAAAAGCGGAAGTTATTCCGGTTGAACTGAAAAATGGATGGATCGGCATGAGCGACCAATATTTTTGTGCGCTCTTTTATGGTGATCCAGGTACATTTAAAAACGCAGTGGTTAATCGCCGGGAGGATCAGTCGATTATCATGAGCGTTTTTTTACCAGAGAAAAAAATAGCACCGCAGGCAAAGACGGAGTATGTCGTCAAAGTCTATTTTGGGCCGCAAAACTATCAAGACATGAAAGCCGTGGGTTACCAAATTAATAAGATTGTCAATTTTGGTATGTTTACTTTTTTGAGTGTACCGATGTATTATCTGCTGAAATTTTTCTTCAAACTAACCAGTAATTACGGGTTGGCAATTATTCTATTAACCCTGCTTATCCGTATTATTCTGTGGTGGCCTACTCAGAAAAGCTATACCTCCATGAAAAAAATGCAGACATCAATGAATTCAATGCAACCTCGCGTAAAGACCTTAAAGGAAATTTATCGCGATAATCCTTCAAAGCTGAACGAAGAAACAATGAAACTGTATAAGGAGTACAAAATTAATCCAATGGGCGGATGTCTGCCAATGCTGCTGCAGATGCCGGTCTTTTTTGCATTGTTTGCTACATTGTCATCTGCCGTGGAATTGAAAGGTGCTGAATTTTTCTGGGTATGGACCGATCTTTCGGCAAAGGATCCGGTTTATATTCTTCCAATTCTGATGGGTCTTTCAATGTTTATACAGCAAAAAATATCAACACCGCCGGCGGCAACGCCTGAATCCGCCGCGCAACAAAAAATGATGCTTTATATGATGCCGGCCATGCTGACATTTTTCTCATTTATTTGGCCGTCCGGATTGCTGTTGTACTGGGTTATTTCAAATATCCTGTCAATTGGGCAGCAAGCATTTATTAATCGCAAGACGTAA